From Cyanobacterium sp. T60_A2020_053, a single genomic window includes:
- a CDS encoding MotA/TolQ/ExbB proton channel family protein, with protein MTLTELIDKGGFSIWPLLFLSILALGTIIERLWFWSRVLIKEEQILNSVMDAATTNWGKAGEIASRYRQHPLGKFLNAPLQLDNPDPEVFHLALETGADDELSLMKKGDKILEGVIALSPLLGLLGTVLGLIRSLGSISLSDLGTASTTGVTLGIGESLISTAVGLIVAIVAVVFYRLFQAFWYNQVRIFRKAGSDLELIYRQKWLGQDFEPSLSEMESKIKI; from the coding sequence GTGACATTAACAGAATTAATTGACAAGGGTGGTTTTTCGATTTGGCCCTTACTATTCCTTTCTATTCTCGCTTTAGGTACAATTATTGAACGTCTCTGGTTTTGGTCTAGGGTATTAATTAAAGAAGAACAAATTTTAAATAGTGTGATGGATGCCGCCACCACGAATTGGGGTAAAGCTGGGGAAATCGCTTCCCGTTATCGTCAACATCCCCTCGGTAAATTTCTCAATGCGCCTTTACAATTAGATAATCCCGATCCTGAAGTGTTTCATTTGGCATTGGAGACGGGCGCTGATGATGAATTATCCTTAATGAAAAAGGGAGACAAAATCCTAGAAGGAGTTATCGCCCTTTCTCCTTTATTAGGATTGCTTGGCACTGTATTAGGTTTAATTCGCTCTCTCGGCTCAATCTCCCTCAGTGACTTAGGTACAGCTTCCACCACTGGAGTAACATTGGGTATCGGTGAATCGCTAATTTCTACCGCAGTGGGTTTAATTGTGGCTATTGTGGCGGTGGTTTTTTACCGTTTATTTCAGGCTTTTTGGTATAACCAAGTAAGAATTTTTCGTAAAGCAGGAAGTGATTTGGAGTTAATTTATCGTCAAAAATGGCTAGGGCAAGATTTTGAACCTTCTTTGAGTGAAATGGAGTCTAAAATTAAAATTTAG